One Salvia splendens isolate huo1 chromosome 12, SspV2, whole genome shotgun sequence genomic window carries:
- the LOC121758138 gene encoding extensin-2-like isoform X2, with the protein MTDEKKPAEPPAPIDPKPPAPVDQTPPAPIDPTPTAPVDQTPSAPVDSTPPAPVDQTPPAPVDPTPPAPVDQTPPAPIDSTPPAPVDPTPTSPVDPTPPAPVDQTPPAPVDLTPPSPVDLTPPAPVDQTPPAPVDLTPPAPVDQTPPAPVDSTPPAPVDSTPPAPVDQTPPAPVDQTPSAPIDQTPPPPVDQTPPAPVDQTPPAPVDQTPPAPVDQTPPAPVDSTPPSPVDPTPPAPSPVDPTPSAPVDQTPSAPVDQTPPAPVDKTPPAPVDQIPPAPVDSTPPAPVDSTPPSPVYPTPSAPVDQTPLAPVDQTPSAPVDQTPPDPVDQTPPAPVDKTPPAPVDPTLPPEEKVTGQEMRDALYNLPWSSIFAPYPHIEYQGGTNFIYCESSSTDSSSSEDDDIAPVVDLANHPELPLCETGPSSPVLSPTERADAENLVYARLCETWLLSPAHSPPEGAAPLDQTPLAPVDQTPSAPVDQTRPAPVDQTPQAPVDKTPPALVDPTPPPEEKVTAQEMRDALYNLPWSSIFAPYPHIEYQGGTNFIYCESSSTDSSSSEDDDIAQVVDLANNPELPLCETGPLSPVLSPTERADAENLVYARLCETGLLSPVHSPLEGAVAENLSDHLCEIGSSSPVLSPTEEAIAENLPDHKCEATPSSPVLSPLEGAVAKNLFDHISETAPSSPVLSPPEGAVAENVSDHISVTRSSSPILSPPEGAVAEILSDHISETRSSSSIVSPPEGAIAENLPDHKCEIAPSSPVLSPPEGAVAENLDHISETGSSSPVLLPPEGAVAENLSDHISETGSSSPIVSPPEGAIAENLPDHKCETAPSSPVLSPPEGAVAKTLFDHKQLPATGEEKDYRSRFLLSPLLSPWIWEFPVPSSLEGDREDVDTYDPTVFYRIDDKEDVDIYDPNVFYRLGAGLVNVDNICFMNSVLQCLVHTVPFFEAIIYQNNPLLCVCPNGKFCIKCSLEEIFRSLTSGRKYFVPKTLVRNLSHISPTLKVGRQEDAHEFLLKLWNKLMECDKYRDDKDNEHKIFVKRLFGGRLVNKFMCLCGKISSKTEDVWDLQLPIENSDTLIGALQAYIVTIVPDFRCENCGNEGIVQKIDLDRLQPIVTFHLKRFDRLNKKIKKHVSFPPQLDLIPFTPRKVTFPFTSVDKMHLYYELYAIIVHEGETPVAGHYYSFIRLNANEWYKYDDSRITAADEEEVFKQMAYILFYRPADSTSFTDAVLALQSSDGFISFKRAEGDKNKSSTGIIKNMLA; encoded by the exons ATGACGGATGAAAAGAAACCCGCTGAACCACCAGCTCCGATCGATCCAAAACCGCCTGCTCCGGTCGATCAAACGCCTCCTGCTCCGATTGATCCAACCCCTACTGCTCCAGTCGATCAAACCCCTTCTGCCCCGGTCGATTCAACACCGCCTGCTCCGGTCGATCAAACGCCTCCTGCTCCAGTCGATCCAACCCCTCCTGCTCCAGTCGATCAAACCCCTCCTGCCCCGATCGATTCTACACCGCCTGCTCCTGTTGATCCAACCCCGACTTCTCCAGTCGATCCAACCCCTCCTGCTCCGGTCGATCAAACCCCTCCTGCTCCGGTTGATCTAACCCCTCCTTCTCCGGTTGATCTAACCCCTCCTGCTCCGGTCGATCAAACACCGCCTGCTCCGGTTGATCTAACCCCTCCTGCTCCGGTCGATCAAACACCGCCTGCTCCGGTCGATTCAACACCGCCTGCTCCGGTCGATTCAACCCCTCCTGCTCCGGTCGATCAAACCCCTCCTGCTCCGGTCGATCAAACCCCTTCTGCTCCGATTGATCAAACTCCTCCTCCTCCGGTCGATCAAACGCCTCCTGCTCCGGTCGATCAAACGCCTCCTGCTCCGGTCGATCAAACGCCTCCTGCTCCGGTCGATCAAACACCGCCAGCTCCGGTCGATTCAACCCCGCCTTCTCCGGTCGATCCAACCCCTCCTGCTCCTTCTCCGGTCGATCCAACTCCTTCTGCTCCGGTCGATCAAACCCCTTCTGCTCCGGTCGATCAAACCCCTCCTGCTCCGGTCGATAAAACCCCTCCTGCTCCGGTCGATCAAATCCCTCCTGCTCCGGTCGATTCAACACCGCCAGCTCCGGTCGATTCAACCCCGCCTTCTCCAGTCTATCCAACCCCTTCTGCTCCGGTCGATCAAACCCCTCTTGCTCCGGTCGATCAAACCCCTTCTGCTCCGGTCGATCAAACCCCTCCTGATCCGGTCGATCAAACCCCTCCTGCTCCGGTCGATAAAACCCCGCCTGCTCCGGTCGATCCAACCCTGCCTCCTGAGGAGAAGGTGACTGGACAGGAAATGCGCGACGCTCTCTACAACTTACCGTGGAGTTCGATTTTCGCTCCCTATCCTCATATTGAATATCAAGGAGGAACGAATTTCATATATTGTGAGAGTTCTTCCACTGATAGCAGTAGTAGTGAAGACGATGACATAGCTCCAGTTGTTGACTTGGCGAACCATCCTGAACTCCCA TTATGTGAGACCGGGCCTTCATCTCCGGTTCTATCACCTACAGAAAGGGCAGATGCAGAAAATCTTGTTTACGCA CGGTTATGTGAGACATGGCTTTTATCTCCGGCTCATTCACCTCCGGAAGGGGCTGCTCCACTCGATCAAACCCCTCTTGCTCCGGTCGATCAAACCCCTTCTGCTCCGGTCGATCAAACCCGTCCTGCTCCGGTCGATCAAACCCCTCAAGCTCCGGTCGATAAAACCCCGCCTGCTCTGGTCGATCCAACCCCGCCTCCCGAGGAGAAGGTGACTGCACAGGAAATGCGCGACGCGCTCTACAACTTACCGTGGAGTTCGATTTTCGCTCCCTATCCTCATATTGAATATCAAGGAGGAACGAATTTCATATATTGTGAGAGTTCTTCCACTGATAGCAGTAGTAGTGAAGACGATGACATAGCTCAAGTTGTTGACTTGGCGAACAATCCTGAACTCCCA TTATGTGAGACCGGGCCTTTATCTCCGGTTCTATCACCTACGGAAAGGGCCGATGCAGAAAATCTTGTTTACGCA CGGTTATGCGAGACAGGGCTTTTATCTCCGGTTCATTCACCTCTGGAAGGGGCCGTAGCCGAAAATCTATCCGATCAT TTATGTGAGATCGGGTCTTCATCTCCGGTTCTTTCACCTACAGAAGAGGCCATTGCAGAAAATCTACCCGATCAT AAATGTGAGGCCACGCCTTCATCTCCTGTTCTTTCACCTCTGGAAGGGGCCGTAGCAAAAAATCTATTCGATCAT ATATCTGAGACCGCGCCTTCATCTCCGGTTCTTTCACCCCCGGAAGGGGCCGTAGCAGAAAATGTATCCGATCAT ATATCTGTGACCAGGTCTTCATCTCCGATTCTTTCACCTCCGGAAGGGGCCGTGGCAGAAATTCTATCCGATCAT ATATCTGAGACCAGGTCTTCCTCGTCTATTGTTTCACCTCCAGAAGGGGCCATAGCAGAAAATCTACCCGATCAT AAATGTGAGATCGCGCCTTCATCTCCGGTTCTTTCACCTCCAGAAGGGGCCGTAGCAGAAAATCTAGATCAT ATATCTGAGACCGGATCTTCTTCTCCTGTTCTTTTACCTCCGGAAGGGGCCGTAGCAGAAAATCTATCCGATCAT ATATCTGAGACCGGGTCTTCATCTCCGATTGTTTCACCTCCGGAAGGGGCCATAGCAGAAAATCTACCAGATCAT AAATGTGAGACCGCACCTTCGTCTCCGGTTCTTTCACCTCCAGAAGGGGCCGTAGCAAAAACTCTATTCGATCAT AAGCAGTTACCTGCTACTGGGGAAGAGAAGGATTATAGAAGCCGTTTCCTTTTATCTCCGCTTTTATCACCTTGG ATATGGGAGTTTCCAGTTCCTTCATCTCTGGAAGGGGACAGAGAAGATGTTGATACATATGATCCAACTGTGTTCTATCGTATA GATGATAAGGAAGATGTTGATATATATGATCCAAATGTGTTCTATCGTCTA GGAGCCGGGCTGGTGAATGTAGACAATATATGCTTCATGAATTCGGTTTTGCAATGCTTGGTGCATACTGTGCCATTTTTTGAGGCCATTATTTACCAAAATAACCCATTGCTGTGCGTTT GTCCCAATGGAAAGTTCTGTATAAAGTGCAGTCTTGAAGAGATATTTCGATCACTTACTTCAGGAAGGAAATATTTTGTGCCTAAGACACTAGTTCGGAATTTAAGCC ACATTTCACCTACCTTGAAAGTGGGTAGACAGGAGGATGCTCATGAATTCCTTTTGAAGTTATGGAATAAACTAATGGAGTGTGACAAGTATCGCGACGATAAGGATAATGAACATAAAATCTTTGTCAAACGACTGTTTGGTGGCCGTCTTGTCAACAAG TTCATGTGTTTATGTGGCAAGATTTCTAGTAAGACAGAGGATGTATGGGACCTGCAATTACCTATCGAGAATTCGGACACTCTCATCGGTGCTCTGCAAGCTTATATAGTAACAATAGTACCTGACTTTCGCTGTGAAAATTGTGGGAATGAAGGTATCGTACAGAAAATTGACCTGGATCGGCTTCAACCTATTGTCACATTTCACCTGAAGAGGTTTGACAGactgaacaagaaaataaaaaagcatGTGTCATTTCCACCTCAGTTGGACTTGATCCCTTTCACTCCTAGAAAAGTGACTTTTCCCTTCACTAGTGTAGACAAA ATGCATTTATACTACGAGCTCTATGCTATTATAGTGCATGAAGGGGAAACACCAGTCGCAGGTCATTACTACAGCTTTATTCGCTTGAACGCCAATGAGTGGTACAAATACGATGATTCACGA ATTACAGCTGCAGATGAAGAAGAAGTTTTCAAGCAGATGGCCTATATTCTTTTCTATCGTCCGGCCGACTCGACCAGCTTTACAGATGCCGTTCTAGCTCTGCAATCATCGGAtggatttatttcttttaaGCGTGCAGAGggtgataaaaataaaagttcgaCAGGGATCATAAAAAATATGCTTGCTTAG
- the LOC121758138 gene encoding proteoglycan 4-like isoform X7, whose protein sequence is MTDEKKPAEPPAPIDPKPPAPVDQTPPAPIDPTPTAPVDQTPSAPVDSTPPAPVDQTPPAPVDPTPPAPVDQTPPAPIDSTPPAPVDPTPTSPVDPTPPAPVDQTPPAPVDLTPPSPVDLTPPAPVDQTPPAPVDLTPPAPVDQTPPAPVDSTPPAPVDSTPPAPVDQTPPAPVDQTPSAPIDQTPPPPVDQTPPAPVDQTPPAPVDQTPPAPVDQTPPAPVDSTPPSPVDPTPPAPSPVDPTPSAPVDQTPSAPVDQTPPAPVDKTPPAPVDQIPPAPVDSTPPAPVDSTPPSPVYPTPSAPVDQTPLAPVDQTPSAPVDQTPPDPVDQTPPAPVDKTPPAPVDPTLPPEEKVTGQEMRDALYNLPWSSIFAPYPHIEYQGGTNFIYCESSSTDSSSSEDDDIAPVVDLANHPELPLCETGPSSPVLSPTERADAENLVYARLCETGLLSPVHSPLEGAVAENLSDHLCEIGSSSPVLSPTEEAIAENLPDHKCEATPSSPVLSPLEGAVAKNLFDHISETAPSSPVLSPPEGAVAENVSDHISVTRSSSPILSPPEGAVAEILSDHISETRSSSSIVSPPEGAIAENLPDHKCEIAPSSPVLSPPEGAVAENLDHISETGSSSPVLLPPEGAVAENLSDHISETGSSSPIVSPPEGAIAENLPDHKCETAPSSPVLSPPEGAVAKTLFDHKQLPATGEEKDYRSRFLLSPLLSPWIWEFPVPSSLEGDREDVDTYDPTVFYRIDDKEDVDIYDPNVFYRLGAGLVNVDNICFMNSVLQCLVHTVPFFEAIIYQNNPLLCVCPNGKFCIKCSLEEIFRSLTSGRKYFVPKTLVRNLSHISPTLKVGRQEDAHEFLLKLWNKLMECDKYRDDKDNEHKIFVKRLFGGRLVNKFMCLCGKISSKTEDVWDLQLPIENSDTLIGALQAYIVTIVPDFRCENCGNEGIVQKIDLDRLQPIVTFHLKRFDRLNKKIKKHVSFPPQLDLIPFTPRKVTFPFTSVDKMHLYYELYAIIVHEGETPVAGHYYSFIRLNANEWYKYDDSRITAADEEEVFKQMAYILFYRPADSTSFTDAVLALQSSDGFISFKRAEGDKNKSSTGIIKNMLA, encoded by the exons ATGACGGATGAAAAGAAACCCGCTGAACCACCAGCTCCGATCGATCCAAAACCGCCTGCTCCGGTCGATCAAACGCCTCCTGCTCCGATTGATCCAACCCCTACTGCTCCAGTCGATCAAACCCCTTCTGCCCCGGTCGATTCAACACCGCCTGCTCCGGTCGATCAAACGCCTCCTGCTCCAGTCGATCCAACCCCTCCTGCTCCAGTCGATCAAACCCCTCCTGCCCCGATCGATTCTACACCGCCTGCTCCTGTTGATCCAACCCCGACTTCTCCAGTCGATCCAACCCCTCCTGCTCCGGTCGATCAAACCCCTCCTGCTCCGGTTGATCTAACCCCTCCTTCTCCGGTTGATCTAACCCCTCCTGCTCCGGTCGATCAAACACCGCCTGCTCCGGTTGATCTAACCCCTCCTGCTCCGGTCGATCAAACACCGCCTGCTCCGGTCGATTCAACACCGCCTGCTCCGGTCGATTCAACCCCTCCTGCTCCGGTCGATCAAACCCCTCCTGCTCCGGTCGATCAAACCCCTTCTGCTCCGATTGATCAAACTCCTCCTCCTCCGGTCGATCAAACGCCTCCTGCTCCGGTCGATCAAACGCCTCCTGCTCCGGTCGATCAAACGCCTCCTGCTCCGGTCGATCAAACACCGCCAGCTCCGGTCGATTCAACCCCGCCTTCTCCGGTCGATCCAACCCCTCCTGCTCCTTCTCCGGTCGATCCAACTCCTTCTGCTCCGGTCGATCAAACCCCTTCTGCTCCGGTCGATCAAACCCCTCCTGCTCCGGTCGATAAAACCCCTCCTGCTCCGGTCGATCAAATCCCTCCTGCTCCGGTCGATTCAACACCGCCAGCTCCGGTCGATTCAACCCCGCCTTCTCCAGTCTATCCAACCCCTTCTGCTCCGGTCGATCAAACCCCTCTTGCTCCGGTCGATCAAACCCCTTCTGCTCCGGTCGATCAAACCCCTCCTGATCCGGTCGATCAAACCCCTCCTGCTCCGGTCGATAAAACCCCGCCTGCTCCGGTCGATCCAACCCTGCCTCCTGAGGAGAAGGTGACTGGACAGGAAATGCGCGACGCTCTCTACAACTTACCGTGGAGTTCGATTTTCGCTCCCTATCCTCATATTGAATATCAAGGAGGAACGAATTTCATATATTGTGAGAGTTCTTCCACTGATAGCAGTAGTAGTGAAGACGATGACATAGCTCCAGTTGTTGACTTGGCGAACCATCCTGAACTCCCA TTATGTGAGACCGGGCCTTCATCTCCGGTTCTATCACCTACAGAAAGGGCAGATGCAGAAAATCTTGTTTACGCA CGGTTATGCGAGACAGGGCTTTTATCTCCGGTTCATTCACCTCTGGAAGGGGCCGTAGCCGAAAATCTATCCGATCAT TTATGTGAGATCGGGTCTTCATCTCCGGTTCTTTCACCTACAGAAGAGGCCATTGCAGAAAATCTACCCGATCAT AAATGTGAGGCCACGCCTTCATCTCCTGTTCTTTCACCTCTGGAAGGGGCCGTAGCAAAAAATCTATTCGATCAT ATATCTGAGACCGCGCCTTCATCTCCGGTTCTTTCACCCCCGGAAGGGGCCGTAGCAGAAAATGTATCCGATCAT ATATCTGTGACCAGGTCTTCATCTCCGATTCTTTCACCTCCGGAAGGGGCCGTGGCAGAAATTCTATCCGATCAT ATATCTGAGACCAGGTCTTCCTCGTCTATTGTTTCACCTCCAGAAGGGGCCATAGCAGAAAATCTACCCGATCAT AAATGTGAGATCGCGCCTTCATCTCCGGTTCTTTCACCTCCAGAAGGGGCCGTAGCAGAAAATCTAGATCAT ATATCTGAGACCGGATCTTCTTCTCCTGTTCTTTTACCTCCGGAAGGGGCCGTAGCAGAAAATCTATCCGATCAT ATATCTGAGACCGGGTCTTCATCTCCGATTGTTTCACCTCCGGAAGGGGCCATAGCAGAAAATCTACCAGATCAT AAATGTGAGACCGCACCTTCGTCTCCGGTTCTTTCACCTCCAGAAGGGGCCGTAGCAAAAACTCTATTCGATCAT AAGCAGTTACCTGCTACTGGGGAAGAGAAGGATTATAGAAGCCGTTTCCTTTTATCTCCGCTTTTATCACCTTGG ATATGGGAGTTTCCAGTTCCTTCATCTCTGGAAGGGGACAGAGAAGATGTTGATACATATGATCCAACTGTGTTCTATCGTATA GATGATAAGGAAGATGTTGATATATATGATCCAAATGTGTTCTATCGTCTA GGAGCCGGGCTGGTGAATGTAGACAATATATGCTTCATGAATTCGGTTTTGCAATGCTTGGTGCATACTGTGCCATTTTTTGAGGCCATTATTTACCAAAATAACCCATTGCTGTGCGTTT GTCCCAATGGAAAGTTCTGTATAAAGTGCAGTCTTGAAGAGATATTTCGATCACTTACTTCAGGAAGGAAATATTTTGTGCCTAAGACACTAGTTCGGAATTTAAGCC ACATTTCACCTACCTTGAAAGTGGGTAGACAGGAGGATGCTCATGAATTCCTTTTGAAGTTATGGAATAAACTAATGGAGTGTGACAAGTATCGCGACGATAAGGATAATGAACATAAAATCTTTGTCAAACGACTGTTTGGTGGCCGTCTTGTCAACAAG TTCATGTGTTTATGTGGCAAGATTTCTAGTAAGACAGAGGATGTATGGGACCTGCAATTACCTATCGAGAATTCGGACACTCTCATCGGTGCTCTGCAAGCTTATATAGTAACAATAGTACCTGACTTTCGCTGTGAAAATTGTGGGAATGAAGGTATCGTACAGAAAATTGACCTGGATCGGCTTCAACCTATTGTCACATTTCACCTGAAGAGGTTTGACAGactgaacaagaaaataaaaaagcatGTGTCATTTCCACCTCAGTTGGACTTGATCCCTTTCACTCCTAGAAAAGTGACTTTTCCCTTCACTAGTGTAGACAAA ATGCATTTATACTACGAGCTCTATGCTATTATAGTGCATGAAGGGGAAACACCAGTCGCAGGTCATTACTACAGCTTTATTCGCTTGAACGCCAATGAGTGGTACAAATACGATGATTCACGA ATTACAGCTGCAGATGAAGAAGAAGTTTTCAAGCAGATGGCCTATATTCTTTTCTATCGTCCGGCCGACTCGACCAGCTTTACAGATGCCGTTCTAGCTCTGCAATCATCGGAtggatttatttcttttaaGCGTGCAGAGggtgataaaaataaaagttcgaCAGGGATCATAAAAAATATGCTTGCTTAG
- the LOC121758138 gene encoding extensin-2-like isoform X4, producing MTDEKKPAEPPAPIDPKPPAPVDQTPPAPIDPTPTAPVDQTPSAPVDSTPPAPVDQTPPAPVDPTPPAPVDQTPPAPIDSTPPAPVDPTPTSPVDPTPPAPVDQTPPAPVDLTPPSPVDLTPPAPVDQTPPAPVDLTPPAPVDQTPPAPVDSTPPAPVDSTPPAPVDQTPPAPVDQTPSAPIDQTPPPPVDQTPPAPVDQTPPAPVDQTPPAPVDQTPPAPVDSTPPSPVDPTPPAPSPVDPTPSAPVDQTPSAPVDQTPPAPVDKTPPAPVDQIPPAPVDSTPPAPVDSTPPSPVYPTPSAPVDQTPLAPVDQTPSAPVDQTPPDPVDQTPPAPVDKTPPAPVDPTLPPEEKVTGQEMRDALYNLPWSSIFAPYPHIEYQGGTNFIYCESSSTDSSSSEDDDIAPVVDLANHPELPLCETGPSSPVLSPTERADAENLVYARLCETWLLSPAHSPPEGAAPLDQTPLAPVDQTPSAPVDQTRPAPVDQTPQAPVDKTPPALVDPTPPPEEKVTAQEMRDALYNLPWSSIFAPYPHIEYQGGTNFIYCESSSTDSSSSEDDDIAQVVDLANNPELPQLCETGPLSPVLSPTERADAENLVYARLCETGLLSPVHSPLEGAVAENLSDHLCEIGSSSPVLSPTEEAIAENLPDHKCEATPSSPVLSPLEGAVAKNLFDHISETAPSSPVLSPPEGAVAENVSDHISETRSSSSIVSPPEGAIAENLPDHKCEIAPSSPVLSPPEGAVAENLDHISETGSSSPVLLPPEGAVAENLSDHISETGSSSPIVSPPEGAIAENLPDHKCETAPSSPVLSPPEGAVAKTLFDHKQLPATGEEKDYRSRFLLSPLLSPWIWEFPVPSSLEGDREDVDTYDPTVFYRIDDKEDVDIYDPNVFYRLGAGLVNVDNICFMNSVLQCLVHTVPFFEAIIYQNNPLLCVCPNGKFCIKCSLEEIFRSLTSGRKYFVPKTLVRNLSHISPTLKVGRQEDAHEFLLKLWNKLMECDKYRDDKDNEHKIFVKRLFGGRLVNKFMCLCGKISSKTEDVWDLQLPIENSDTLIGALQAYIVTIVPDFRCENCGNEGIVQKIDLDRLQPIVTFHLKRFDRLNKKIKKHVSFPPQLDLIPFTPRKVTFPFTSVDKMHLYYELYAIIVHEGETPVAGHYYSFIRLNANEWYKYDDSRITAADEEEVFKQMAYILFYRPADSTSFTDAVLALQSSDGFISFKRAEGDKNKSSTGIIKNMLA from the exons ATGACGGATGAAAAGAAACCCGCTGAACCACCAGCTCCGATCGATCCAAAACCGCCTGCTCCGGTCGATCAAACGCCTCCTGCTCCGATTGATCCAACCCCTACTGCTCCAGTCGATCAAACCCCTTCTGCCCCGGTCGATTCAACACCGCCTGCTCCGGTCGATCAAACGCCTCCTGCTCCAGTCGATCCAACCCCTCCTGCTCCAGTCGATCAAACCCCTCCTGCCCCGATCGATTCTACACCGCCTGCTCCTGTTGATCCAACCCCGACTTCTCCAGTCGATCCAACCCCTCCTGCTCCGGTCGATCAAACCCCTCCTGCTCCGGTTGATCTAACCCCTCCTTCTCCGGTTGATCTAACCCCTCCTGCTCCGGTCGATCAAACACCGCCTGCTCCGGTTGATCTAACCCCTCCTGCTCCGGTCGATCAAACACCGCCTGCTCCGGTCGATTCAACACCGCCTGCTCCGGTCGATTCAACCCCTCCTGCTCCGGTCGATCAAACCCCTCCTGCTCCGGTCGATCAAACCCCTTCTGCTCCGATTGATCAAACTCCTCCTCCTCCGGTCGATCAAACGCCTCCTGCTCCGGTCGATCAAACGCCTCCTGCTCCGGTCGATCAAACGCCTCCTGCTCCGGTCGATCAAACACCGCCAGCTCCGGTCGATTCAACCCCGCCTTCTCCGGTCGATCCAACCCCTCCTGCTCCTTCTCCGGTCGATCCAACTCCTTCTGCTCCGGTCGATCAAACCCCTTCTGCTCCGGTCGATCAAACCCCTCCTGCTCCGGTCGATAAAACCCCTCCTGCTCCGGTCGATCAAATCCCTCCTGCTCCGGTCGATTCAACACCGCCAGCTCCGGTCGATTCAACCCCGCCTTCTCCAGTCTATCCAACCCCTTCTGCTCCGGTCGATCAAACCCCTCTTGCTCCGGTCGATCAAACCCCTTCTGCTCCGGTCGATCAAACCCCTCCTGATCCGGTCGATCAAACCCCTCCTGCTCCGGTCGATAAAACCCCGCCTGCTCCGGTCGATCCAACCCTGCCTCCTGAGGAGAAGGTGACTGGACAGGAAATGCGCGACGCTCTCTACAACTTACCGTGGAGTTCGATTTTCGCTCCCTATCCTCATATTGAATATCAAGGAGGAACGAATTTCATATATTGTGAGAGTTCTTCCACTGATAGCAGTAGTAGTGAAGACGATGACATAGCTCCAGTTGTTGACTTGGCGAACCATCCTGAACTCCCA TTATGTGAGACCGGGCCTTCATCTCCGGTTCTATCACCTACAGAAAGGGCAGATGCAGAAAATCTTGTTTACGCA CGGTTATGTGAGACATGGCTTTTATCTCCGGCTCATTCACCTCCGGAAGGGGCTGCTCCACTCGATCAAACCCCTCTTGCTCCGGTCGATCAAACCCCTTCTGCTCCGGTCGATCAAACCCGTCCTGCTCCGGTCGATCAAACCCCTCAAGCTCCGGTCGATAAAACCCCGCCTGCTCTGGTCGATCCAACCCCGCCTCCCGAGGAGAAGGTGACTGCACAGGAAATGCGCGACGCGCTCTACAACTTACCGTGGAGTTCGATTTTCGCTCCCTATCCTCATATTGAATATCAAGGAGGAACGAATTTCATATATTGTGAGAGTTCTTCCACTGATAGCAGTAGTAGTGAAGACGATGACATAGCTCAAGTTGTTGACTTGGCGAACAATCCTGAACTCCCA CAGTTATGTGAGACCGGGCCTTTATCTCCGGTTCTATCACCTACGGAAAGGGCCGATGCAGAAAATCTTGTTTACGCA CGGTTATGCGAGACAGGGCTTTTATCTCCGGTTCATTCACCTCTGGAAGGGGCCGTAGCCGAAAATCTATCCGATCAT TTATGTGAGATCGGGTCTTCATCTCCGGTTCTTTCACCTACAGAAGAGGCCATTGCAGAAAATCTACCCGATCAT AAATGTGAGGCCACGCCTTCATCTCCTGTTCTTTCACCTCTGGAAGGGGCCGTAGCAAAAAATCTATTCGATCAT ATATCTGAGACCGCGCCTTCATCTCCGGTTCTTTCACCCCCGGAAGGGGCCGTAGCAGAAAATGTATCCGATCAT ATATCTGAGACCAGGTCTTCCTCGTCTATTGTTTCACCTCCAGAAGGGGCCATAGCAGAAAATCTACCCGATCAT AAATGTGAGATCGCGCCTTCATCTCCGGTTCTTTCACCTCCAGAAGGGGCCGTAGCAGAAAATCTAGATCAT ATATCTGAGACCGGATCTTCTTCTCCTGTTCTTTTACCTCCGGAAGGGGCCGTAGCAGAAAATCTATCCGATCAT ATATCTGAGACCGGGTCTTCATCTCCGATTGTTTCACCTCCGGAAGGGGCCATAGCAGAAAATCTACCAGATCAT AAATGTGAGACCGCACCTTCGTCTCCGGTTCTTTCACCTCCAGAAGGGGCCGTAGCAAAAACTCTATTCGATCAT AAGCAGTTACCTGCTACTGGGGAAGAGAAGGATTATAGAAGCCGTTTCCTTTTATCTCCGCTTTTATCACCTTGG ATATGGGAGTTTCCAGTTCCTTCATCTCTGGAAGGGGACAGAGAAGATGTTGATACATATGATCCAACTGTGTTCTATCGTATA GATGATAAGGAAGATGTTGATATATATGATCCAAATGTGTTCTATCGTCTA GGAGCCGGGCTGGTGAATGTAGACAATATATGCTTCATGAATTCGGTTTTGCAATGCTTGGTGCATACTGTGCCATTTTTTGAGGCCATTATTTACCAAAATAACCCATTGCTGTGCGTTT GTCCCAATGGAAAGTTCTGTATAAAGTGCAGTCTTGAAGAGATATTTCGATCACTTACTTCAGGAAGGAAATATTTTGTGCCTAAGACACTAGTTCGGAATTTAAGCC ACATTTCACCTACCTTGAAAGTGGGTAGACAGGAGGATGCTCATGAATTCCTTTTGAAGTTATGGAATAAACTAATGGAGTGTGACAAGTATCGCGACGATAAGGATAATGAACATAAAATCTTTGTCAAACGACTGTTTGGTGGCCGTCTTGTCAACAAG TTCATGTGTTTATGTGGCAAGATTTCTAGTAAGACAGAGGATGTATGGGACCTGCAATTACCTATCGAGAATTCGGACACTCTCATCGGTGCTCTGCAAGCTTATATAGTAACAATAGTACCTGACTTTCGCTGTGAAAATTGTGGGAATGAAGGTATCGTACAGAAAATTGACCTGGATCGGCTTCAACCTATTGTCACATTTCACCTGAAGAGGTTTGACAGactgaacaagaaaataaaaaagcatGTGTCATTTCCACCTCAGTTGGACTTGATCCCTTTCACTCCTAGAAAAGTGACTTTTCCCTTCACTAGTGTAGACAAA ATGCATTTATACTACGAGCTCTATGCTATTATAGTGCATGAAGGGGAAACACCAGTCGCAGGTCATTACTACAGCTTTATTCGCTTGAACGCCAATGAGTGGTACAAATACGATGATTCACGA ATTACAGCTGCAGATGAAGAAGAAGTTTTCAAGCAGATGGCCTATATTCTTTTCTATCGTCCGGCCGACTCGACCAGCTTTACAGATGCCGTTCTAGCTCTGCAATCATCGGAtggatttatttcttttaaGCGTGCAGAGggtgataaaaataaaagttcgaCAGGGATCATAAAAAATATGCTTGCTTAG